From one Musa acuminata AAA Group cultivar baxijiao chromosome BXJ2-6, Cavendish_Baxijiao_AAA, whole genome shotgun sequence genomic stretch:
- the LOC103989951 gene encoding uncharacterized protein LOC103989951 isoform X1 — MFSARSMRTSSSLSPFAIHDAIFTANPDGYRRVESNKDGLSSERVQTGGGFVVSARLDPMVLRRRMLLGFVLALFTGIGFYLRIWSIDGDDFSAGDDRDALRREFEHANMEAMDESAEWRMRYDVEVDRSRQIQDELLKVKASLAGASRRFSMLQKENMKLQKQFESLKQIKTKGWECKCN, encoded by the exons ATGTTCTCTGCTCGATCGATGAGAACATCCTCTTCCCTTTCACCATTTGCAATCCATGACgcgatctttactgcaaaccctgACGGATACCGTCGCGTCGAGTCAAACAAAGATGGCTTGTCATCCGAGCGGGTGCAAACGGGCGGTGGGTTCGTGGTTAG TGCTCGGCTCGATCCGATGGTGCTGAGGAGAAGGATGCTCTTGGGGTTCGTGCTGGCTCTCTTTACCGGCATCGGTTTCTATCTTCGGATTTGGTCGATCGACGGTGACGACTTCTCCGCTGGCGACGACAGAGACGCCCTTCG AAGAGAATTTGAACATGCAAATATGGAAGCGATGGATGAATCTGCTGAATGGAGAATGAGATATGATGTGGAAGTGGATAGAAGTAGGCAAATTCAGGATGAACTCCTAAAG GTCAAGGCCTCGTTAGCTGGGGCATCTAGGAGGTTCAGCATGCTGCAAAAG GAAAACATGAAACTGCAGAAGCAGTTTGAATCCTTGAAACAAATCAAAACTAAAGGATGGGAATGCAAGTGCAATTAA
- the LOC103989951 gene encoding uncharacterized protein LOC103989951 isoform X2 — translation MTRSLLQTLTDTVASSQTKMACHPSGCKRAVGSCARLDPMVLRRRMLLGFVLALFTGIGFYLRIWSIDGDDFSAGDDRDALRREFEHANMEAMDESAEWRMRYDVEVDRSRQIQDELLKVKASLAGASRRFSMLQKENMKLQKQFESLKQIKTKGWECKCN, via the exons ATGACgcgatctttactgcaaaccctgACGGATACCGTCGCGTCGAGTCAAACAAAGATGGCTTGTCATCCGAGCGGGTGCAAACGGGCGGTGGGTTCGTG TGCTCGGCTCGATCCGATGGTGCTGAGGAGAAGGATGCTCTTGGGGTTCGTGCTGGCTCTCTTTACCGGCATCGGTTTCTATCTTCGGATTTGGTCGATCGACGGTGACGACTTCTCCGCTGGCGACGACAGAGACGCCCTTCG AAGAGAATTTGAACATGCAAATATGGAAGCGATGGATGAATCTGCTGAATGGAGAATGAGATATGATGTGGAAGTGGATAGAAGTAGGCAAATTCAGGATGAACTCCTAAAG GTCAAGGCCTCGTTAGCTGGGGCATCTAGGAGGTTCAGCATGCTGCAAAAG GAAAACATGAAACTGCAGAAGCAGTTTGAATCCTTGAAACAAATCAAAACTAAAGGATGGGAATGCAAGTGCAATTAA
- the LOC103989951 gene encoding uncharacterized protein LOC103989951 isoform X3: MVLRRRMLLGFVLALFTGIGFYLRIWSIDGDDFSAGDDRDALRREFEHANMEAMDESAEWRMRYDVEVDRSRQIQDELLKVKASLAGASRRFSMLQKENMKLQKQFESLKQIKTKGWECKCN, encoded by the exons ATGGTGCTGAGGAGAAGGATGCTCTTGGGGTTCGTGCTGGCTCTCTTTACCGGCATCGGTTTCTATCTTCGGATTTGGTCGATCGACGGTGACGACTTCTCCGCTGGCGACGACAGAGACGCCCTTCG AAGAGAATTTGAACATGCAAATATGGAAGCGATGGATGAATCTGCTGAATGGAGAATGAGATATGATGTGGAAGTGGATAGAAGTAGGCAAATTCAGGATGAACTCCTAAAG GTCAAGGCCTCGTTAGCTGGGGCATCTAGGAGGTTCAGCATGCTGCAAAAG GAAAACATGAAACTGCAGAAGCAGTTTGAATCCTTGAAACAAATCAAAACTAAAGGATGGGAATGCAAGTGCAATTAA
- the LOC135615981 gene encoding cytokinin riboside 5'-monophosphate phosphoribohydrolase LOG3-like, whose protein sequence is MEGKQEAKASKFTRICVFCGSSQGKKRSYQDAAIELGKELVSRNIDLVYGGGSVGLMGLVSQAVHDGGRHVTGVIPKTLMPREITGETVGEVKAVADMHQRKAEMARRSDAFIALPGGYGTLEELLEVITWAQLGIHDKPVGLLNVDGYYNSLLSFIDKAVEEGFVSPNARHIILSAPTAKELMKKLEEYFPRHERVASKLNWETEQLGYSKYEISR, encoded by the exons ATGGAGGGGAAGCAGGAAGCTAAAGCATCCAAATTTACGAGGATCTGCGTCTTCTGCGGCAGCAGTCAGGGGAAGAAGAGAAGCTACCAAGATGCTGCCATCGAGCTAGGCAAGGAACTG GTGTCGAGGAACATCGATCTGGTGTATGGTGGGGGAAGTGTCGGACTGATGGGGTTGGTCTCTCAGGCCGTTCATGATGGTGGGAGGCATGTCACAGG GGTTATTCCCAAGACACTCATGCCTCGAGAG ATAACCGGGGAGACCGTAGGAGAGGTGAAGGCAGTCGCCGATATGCATCAACGGAAGGCAGAGATGGCGAGGCGCTCCGATGCCTTTATTGCTTTACCTG GAGGATATGGGACTCTTGAAGAGCTGCTTGAGGTGATAACGTGGGCTCAGCTTGGCATCCATGACAAGCCG GTAGGATTGCTGAACGTCGATGGATACTACAACTCCTTGCTATCGTTCATTGACAAGGCAGTGGAAGAAGGTTTCGTCAGCCCAAATGCCCGTCATATCATATTATCCGCTCCAACGGCAAAAGAATTGATGAAGAAATTAGAG GAGTACTTCCCTCGACATGAAAGAGTGGCTTCGAAGCTGAACTGGGAGACGGAGCAGCTTGGGTACTCCAAATACGAGATTTCACGATAG
- the LOC135615982 gene encoding uncharacterized protein LOC135615982, producing the protein MNNSTRRAGRPSSLTLAFPLLPSPTSPADHVFFVPAAGRHLPFLKNWHPRESVELGSYIDRSIDMATESKTSAARKAGPMVPPAEILHKASQFKRWGRKYPFLRYGLPLISLTVLGSVGLAHLIQGSKEVIKEKDDLEWEIIETTKALTRTGPKDSYKPSKLSLEEELKALQQKIDISNYEYKRIPRPKEGKDSKN; encoded by the exons ATGAATAACTCAACGAGGAGGGCCGGTCGACCATCTTCGCTAACCCTAGCGTTTCCGCTGCTACCGTCGCCAACGTCGCCGGCCGATCACGTCTTCTTTGTCCCTGCCGCGGGCCGCCATCTCCCTTTCCTGAAG AACTGGCACCCCCGGGAGTCTGTTGAATTGGGTTCCtatatcgatcgatcgatcgatatgGCAACTGAATCAAAGACTAGTGCTGCCCGCAAAGCTGGTCCGATGGTTCCTCCAGCTGAGATTTTGCATAAGGCTTCTCAATTTAAACGCTGGGGCAGGAAATATCCCTTCCTTCGATATGGTCTTCCACTCATTTCCCTTACAGTCTTGGGATCTGTTGGTCTTGCGCATCTCATACAAGGCAG CAAAGAagtaataaaagaaaaagatgatcTGGAATGGGAGATTATCGAAACAACAAAAGCACTCACTCGAACCGGCCCCAAGGACAGCTACAAGCCTAGCAAGCTCTCTTTGGAGGAGGAGCTTAAG GCTCTGCAACAAAAGATTGACATCAGCAATTATGAGTACAAGAGAATTCCCAGACCAAAAGAAGGGAAAGATAGCAAGAATTGA